The DNA window GAAGTGGCTAACATTTTTCCTACTAATAGAAAGCACAAGAAAGCGATGGGAAAACTTCCGTTAATCATACCTTGAATCATAGCCGTTCCAGTTCCTCCAACGTCAGGCAAATAAAAAAGAAGGATTCCTGTTAAAATGCCACCAAGAATAGGATGCGTGCCTTTACGGGGAAGTTTTGTAAATAATTTTTGGATAGAGCCAAAGAAGGACATAAACAAAAGAGAAACTACTCCAGCCAGTATCCCTGTAAGAATAAACCAGTGGACATTCGTCACATCCGGTGAATAGGAAGGTGCATAGAAAAGCGAAGTGGAATCGGCAAATACACCACTTAAGGGAAACGCTGTTTCGCAAATGTCTTTTTCACTTATGTACTCCTTGTATCTGCTCCATAGATAGAGCTCGATGTTTTGATAATAAATAAATGCCTTCTTCGGCTGTATTTCCAGGTTATGCCAGTAGACATATTTTGCGCCGATTCTGGGACAGACAGTACCCAGTTCCTCTCGTCCCTCTTTGATTAATAAGTGGATGTGGTGATTCATAAGGCAATACCCGAAGGACGAGTTGCCCCCGTCTCCATTGGTCCCATTGGTCCTCCGAATAACCGGTTCCTCTGTCAGAATAAATGTGAACCCGTTAACAAAAGTTAGCTTGTTTCCGTAACAACCTCAATAAGCAATATCTGATTGAACAATCCGGCAGTACTGTCATCAGAGGATGACGAAAGCATGTTTCCCAACCAGCAAAATCTTGATCTTCGAAGGGATGAAATCTTAGAAATAGCTCAATAACTCCTGCTATTCTGATCACTGCTAACATGCTTATTCGACAAACATTAACGAGAATAGCATAGTATGTTACTATAGAAAGAGAGGGTGATAAAGATAAGTTCGTTTTTATTCCAATGCAGCAGCTCCTATTGCTGGGATTGCATAGGAAACCAATAAAAAC is part of the Tindallia californiensis genome and encodes:
- a CDS encoding chloride channel protein is translated as MNHHIHLLIKEGREELGTVCPRIGAKYVYWHNLEIQPKKAFIYYQNIELYLWSRYKEYISEKDICETAFPLSGVFADSTSLFYAPSYSPDVTNVHWFILTGILAGVVSLLFMSFFGSIQKLFTKLPRKGTHPILGGILTGILLFYLPDVGGTGTAMIQGMINGSFPIAFLCFLLVGKMLATS